From the Myxococcales bacterium genome, one window contains:
- a CDS encoding proteasome accessory factor PafA2, with protein MATQTVMGTEIEYGITVKNDPDFDPISSCVLLVNAYREDPAGEILWDYDQENPLADARGFQVDGEKYTPNQQENIARNKTLINGARYYVDHAHPEYSSPEVTNARDLVIHEKAGERVIEVSRREANSLLPDGANMLIYKNNSDRKGNSYGCHENYLMDRQTPFKRIVEHLMPFFVTRQVYAGAGKVGSENRSQPCDYQISQRADFFEVEVALDTMVKRPIINTRDEPHADREKYRRLHVIMGDSNMNEYTIYLRNGVTALVVSMIEDGAVPDGLILRDPVRAIKQVSHDPSCKVELAMANGKKMTAVQLQSEYLESALRYTTGRTMDPVVMDVLEKWQYVLEALARDPMDLTREIDWISKKALIESFMERKKLDWRDAQVQMLDLQYHDSRPEKGLYHMLERQGRVERIVTDEEIAAAVHQPPEDTRAYFRGECLRRYPTEVFGVNWDSISFGVEDQPVKRIMMSEPLKGTRAHVEELLDSADKASDLVRMLRA; from the coding sequence ATGGCAACGCAGACCGTCATGGGGACAGAAATCGAATACGGGATCACCGTCAAAAATGACCCCGATTTCGACCCGATCTCTAGCTGTGTCCTTCTGGTGAACGCCTACCGGGAGGACCCTGCTGGCGAGATTCTCTGGGACTACGACCAGGAAAACCCACTCGCTGATGCCCGGGGGTTCCAGGTCGACGGCGAAAAGTACACGCCCAACCAGCAAGAAAATATCGCCCGCAACAAGACCCTGATCAACGGCGCGCGCTACTACGTTGATCACGCCCATCCCGAGTATTCGAGTCCAGAAGTTACGAATGCCCGGGATCTCGTGATCCACGAAAAGGCCGGCGAGCGAGTGATCGAAGTGAGTCGCCGCGAGGCCAATTCGTTGTTGCCCGACGGCGCGAACATGCTCATCTACAAAAACAACAGCGATCGCAAGGGCAACAGCTACGGCTGCCACGAAAACTATTTGATGGACCGACAGACGCCTTTCAAGCGGATCGTCGAACATCTGATGCCGTTCTTCGTGACGCGACAGGTATACGCCGGGGCAGGCAAAGTAGGCAGCGAGAACCGATCCCAGCCCTGCGACTACCAGATATCACAACGTGCGGACTTCTTCGAGGTCGAGGTCGCCCTGGACACCATGGTCAAGCGGCCCATCATCAACACGCGTGATGAGCCCCATGCCGATCGTGAGAAATACCGAAGACTTCACGTGATCATGGGCGACTCGAACATGAACGAGTACACGATCTACCTGCGCAACGGCGTAACCGCTCTTGTGGTCTCGATGATCGAAGACGGTGCGGTGCCAGACGGGCTGATCTTGCGAGATCCGGTCCGGGCCATCAAGCAGGTATCCCACGATCCGAGCTGCAAGGTCGAACTGGCCATGGCAAACGGGAAAAAGATGACTGCCGTGCAGCTACAGTCCGAATATCTCGAGAGTGCGTTGCGATATACCACCGGTCGCACGATGGATCCGGTCGTCATGGACGTGCTCGAAAAGTGGCAGTACGTGCTAGAAGCTCTGGCACGTGATCCGATGGATCTCACACGTGAAATCGACTGGATCAGCAAAAAGGCGCTGATCGAGAGTTTCATGGAGCGAAAGAAACTCGATTGGCGAGACGCTCAGGTCCAAATGCTCGACCTGCAATATCATGATTCACGCCCAGAAAAAGGGCTGTATCACATGCTCGAGCGGCAAGGACGGGTCGAGCGCATTGTTACCGATGAAGAAATCGCCGCCGCGGTACACCAGCCACCCGAGGATACCCGGGCATATTTTCGCGGAGAGTGCCTGAGGCGCTACCCTACTGAAGTGTTTGGAGTGAATTGGGATTCGATCTCGTTCGGTGTCGAGGATCAGCCGGTGAAGCGGATCATGATGTCCGAGCCGCTAAAGGGAACGCGCGCCCACGTAGAAGAGCTCCTGGACAGTGCGGACAAAGCATCGGATTTGGTGCGAATGCTTCGTGCGTAG
- a CDS encoding ubiquitin-like protein Pup, which produces MAAESGQKQKKGGGGGDGDGDAPEAKGGSKKIAKKGKDLKEEMDALVEDIDAVLEENAEEFVKNYVQRGGQ; this is translated from the coding sequence ATGGCTGCGGAGAGTGGGCAGAAGCAGAAGAAGGGCGGCGGTGGCGGCGACGGCGATGGCGACGCTCCCGAGGCCAAGGGCGGCAGCAAGAAGATCGCCAAGAAGGGCAAGGATCTGAAAGAGGAAATGGATGCTCTGGTGGAGGATATCGATGCCGTGCTCGAAGAGAACGCCGAGGAGTTCGTAAAGAATTACGTCCAGCGCGGAGGGCAATAG
- the prcB gene encoding proteasome subunit beta, with protein MVLIRGTYQGSSFWEYLQADQPALLPDFSPWDSSSEASIPHGTTVLAFKYVDGVLVAGDRLATEGHRVASRDVEKVFTTDSHSLMAISGAAGPCIEMGKILSVELEHYEKIEGEALELEGKANKLGQMIRQNLPAAMQGLVVVPLFAGYDLRRNAGRLWKYDITGGRYEETEFEATGSGGLYANESLRKSWRADLTADEAIAVTVTALTDAADQDRATGGVDLQRRIFPIICLATEERIRRVEDHEIERIYRALVEERTVAAGGNSR; from the coding sequence TTGGTGCTCATCAGAGGTACGTATCAAGGGTCGAGTTTTTGGGAGTATCTGCAGGCTGACCAGCCAGCGCTACTACCAGACTTTTCACCGTGGGACAGTTCTTCGGAAGCCAGTATTCCGCATGGGACGACCGTGTTGGCGTTCAAGTATGTGGACGGTGTCCTGGTTGCTGGCGACCGATTGGCGACCGAGGGACATCGCGTTGCTTCACGTGACGTCGAAAAAGTCTTTACGACCGACTCACATTCACTGATGGCAATTTCAGGTGCCGCGGGTCCGTGCATCGAGATGGGCAAGATTCTCTCGGTCGAGCTCGAACACTACGAGAAGATCGAGGGTGAGGCCCTGGAACTCGAGGGCAAGGCGAACAAGCTCGGCCAGATGATCCGCCAAAACCTTCCGGCAGCGATGCAGGGCCTGGTCGTGGTTCCGTTGTTTGCTGGATACGACTTGAGACGCAACGCCGGACGCCTCTGGAAGTACGACATTACCGGCGGGCGCTACGAAGAGACCGAGTTCGAGGCCACGGGCTCCGGCGGGCTGTACGCCAACGAATCTCTGAGGAAAAGTTGGCGCGCGGACCTGACCGCCGATGAGGCGATCGCCGTCACGGTAACGGCACTCACGGATGCCGCGGATCAAGACCGCGCGACCGGGGGCGTGGATCTCCAGCGAAGGATCTTTCCCATCATATGCCTGGCGACCGAGGAGCGCATTCGGCGCGTAGAAGATCATGAGATCGAGAGAATCTATCGCGCTCTGGTCGAAGAGCGGACGGTTGCCGCCGGAGGAAACAGCCGATGA
- the prcA gene encoding proteasome subunit alpha, whose product MTMPFYVSPEQVMADKAEFARKGIARGKSIVALEYDTGVLLIAENATSLSKVGEIYDRIAFAGVGKFSEFDMLRKIGVRFADSRGYAYSREDVRGKALANAYSQAVGEAFTREMKPLEVELIVAEVGDDSLVGHEHNCLYRVKFDGFISDHKGFCVIGGNVDDVQSVLEGDYREGMTQGEVVNLGLKALTRGASDNSTLDATTLEVCILDRTRTGRKFTRLSADIVQTMLGE is encoded by the coding sequence ATGACAATGCCATTCTACGTATCACCTGAACAGGTGATGGCCGACAAGGCCGAATTTGCCCGCAAGGGGATCGCGCGGGGCAAGTCCATCGTGGCCCTCGAATACGACACCGGTGTGCTCCTGATCGCGGAGAATGCGACCAGCCTTTCGAAGGTTGGCGAAATCTACGACCGCATCGCCTTCGCGGGCGTTGGCAAGTTCAGCGAGTTCGACATGCTTCGGAAGATTGGCGTGCGTTTTGCCGATTCGCGCGGGTACGCCTACAGCCGGGAGGATGTTCGCGGCAAGGCGCTGGCCAACGCCTACTCCCAGGCGGTCGGCGAGGCATTCACCCGTGAGATGAAACCGCTCGAAGTCGAACTGATCGTGGCCGAAGTCGGAGACGACAGCCTGGTGGGACATGAACACAATTGTCTGTACCGCGTGAAGTTCGACGGCTTCATCAGCGATCACAAGGGATTTTGTGTGATCGGGGGTAACGTCGATGATGTCCAAAGCGTATTGGAAGGCGACTATCGGGAAGGCATGACCCAAGGGGAAGTCGTAAATTTGGGGCTGAAGGCCCTCACGCGTGGGGCCAGCGACAACAGCACCCTCGATGCGACCACCCTGGAAGTCTGTATCTTGGATCGAACCCGCACCGGGCGCAAGTTTACTCGCCTGTCGGCCGATATAGTACAGACTATGCTAGGCGAGTAG
- a CDS encoding proteasome accessory factor PafA2 family protein, translated as MQKRIYGIETEYGIIFTPEGRKTLPVEKAIRFLFEKLITTEHFLNVFLENGARFYQDTGCHPEYATPECSSPRQVAMYDRAGERILEDLQNYAEEKIREERIPGKLSIFKNNTDFVGNSYGCHENYLVDRDVDFYYLAEQLIPFLVTRQIFTGAGKVFQTQDGVHYCVSQRAQHIYQKISGTTTNDRSIINTRDEPHADREKYRRLHVIVGDSNMSGYTNFLKVATCSIVLQMIEDNFINKDFTLRNPVKAIKDITYDVTCKRKLRLDNGRECSPIDIQREYCEMAQKYCEQYPVDDEHKDAVTKWQYVLDCLADDPRKLDRQVDWVIKRRMIEAYIDKTGCSWNDPKVFMMDLQYHDIQRKRSLYYLLERAGAVEREFTDEDVEKAKDTPPPDTRARMRGEFIKLAREHSIQYDLDWSNIRLGNLLNVRVICNNPFENDIEKVAELVRTIQKTNLRKTSLSKLVIQS; from the coding sequence GTGCAGAAGCGAATCTACGGGATAGAAACGGAGTACGGAATCATCTTTACGCCGGAAGGGCGCAAGACCCTGCCGGTGGAAAAGGCGATCCGATTTCTATTCGAGAAGCTGATCACCACCGAGCATTTTCTAAACGTCTTCCTGGAAAATGGCGCGAGGTTCTACCAGGACACGGGATGCCATCCCGAGTACGCCACACCCGAATGTTCCTCTCCGAGACAGGTCGCGATGTACGACCGGGCGGGTGAGCGGATCCTCGAAGACCTCCAGAACTACGCCGAAGAAAAGATTCGCGAAGAGCGTATCCCGGGCAAGCTCTCGATCTTCAAGAACAATACGGACTTCGTCGGCAACAGCTATGGCTGCCACGAGAACTACCTCGTGGATCGAGATGTCGATTTCTACTATCTCGCCGAACAGTTGATCCCGTTCCTGGTGACCCGCCAGATCTTCACCGGGGCCGGCAAGGTATTTCAGACCCAGGACGGTGTGCACTACTGCGTGAGCCAGCGTGCGCAGCACATCTATCAGAAGATTTCGGGCACCACGACCAATGATCGCTCGATCATCAACACCCGGGACGAACCCCACGCGGATCGCGAAAAGTATCGCCGCCTGCACGTGATCGTGGGCGATTCGAACATGAGCGGGTACACGAACTTCTTGAAGGTCGCGACCTGCTCGATCGTCTTGCAGATGATCGAAGACAACTTCATCAACAAGGACTTCACGCTGCGCAACCCCGTGAAGGCCATCAAGGACATCACCTACGACGTCACCTGCAAGCGGAAACTTCGCCTCGACAACGGACGAGAATGTTCGCCCATCGACATCCAGCGCGAATACTGCGAGATGGCTCAGAAGTACTGTGAGCAGTACCCCGTCGACGACGAGCACAAAGACGCCGTAACGAAATGGCAGTATGTCCTCGATTGTCTGGCGGACGATCCGCGCAAGCTCGACCGCCAAGTCGACTGGGTGATCAAGCGACGCATGATCGAGGCCTATATCGACAAAACGGGATGTTCCTGGAACGATCCGAAGGTCTTCATGATGGATCTGCAGTACCACGACATCCAGCGCAAGCGGAGCCTGTACTATCTGCTCGAGCGCGCCGGTGCCGTCGAGCGGGAGTTTACCGACGAAGACGTCGAGAAGGCCAAGGATACGCCGCCTCCGGATACGCGCGCGCGCATGCGAGGTGAGTTCATCAAACTGGCCCGTGAGCATTCGATCCAGTACGACCTCGACTGGTCGAACATCAGGCTGGGCAACCTGCTCAACGTCAGGGTGATCTGCAACAACCCCTTCGAAAACGACATCGAGAAGGTAGCTGAGCTCGTGCGCACCATTCAGAAGACGAACCTGCGCAAGACCAGCCTTTCGAAACTCGTCATCCAGTCCTGA
- a CDS encoding rod shape-determining protein: MFLDTIAGWFSQDLAIDLGTANTLVYCRGKGLVCSEPSVVAIVTDRRGGEQKVRAVGHEAKEMLGRTPGSIKAIRPIKDGVIADFEITEAMLRYFIRRAHNRGALVRPRIVICVPPCITSVEKRAVRESALSAGAREVFLIEEPMAAAIGAGLDVTAPQGNMVVDIGGGTTDVAVISLSGIVASRSIRVGGDKMDDAIINYIKRKYNMLIGEQTAEQVKINIGAAAAHSKSLTQEVKGRDLIAGIPKVIVATSDEIREALVEPIHAIVETVHLTLEKTPPELAADIVDRGIMLVGGGSLLRDLDQVLRQETKLPILRSEDPYTAVVHGAGKALENLDLLREVSLQ, from the coding sequence ATGTTTTTGGACACTATCGCCGGATGGTTCTCCCAAGACCTTGCGATTGATCTCGGTACTGCCAACACCCTGGTATATTGCCGAGGCAAAGGCCTGGTTTGCTCGGAGCCCAGCGTCGTCGCAATTGTCACGGATCGGCGAGGAGGCGAGCAAAAAGTTCGCGCGGTAGGTCATGAAGCGAAGGAGATGCTCGGCCGCACTCCAGGATCCATCAAAGCGATTCGACCCATCAAAGACGGAGTCATTGCCGACTTTGAAATTACCGAAGCGATGCTTCGCTATTTCATTCGACGGGCACACAACCGCGGCGCTCTGGTGCGACCGCGCATCGTGATCTGTGTTCCGCCCTGCATTACGAGCGTAGAAAAACGCGCGGTTCGCGAATCTGCACTGTCCGCGGGAGCGCGTGAGGTCTTCTTGATCGAAGAGCCCATGGCTGCGGCCATCGGCGCGGGGCTCGACGTCACCGCACCCCAGGGCAACATGGTGGTCGATATCGGCGGGGGCACCACAGACGTCGCCGTCATCTCGCTTTCGGGCATTGTCGCCTCGCGTTCAATTCGCGTAGGCGGCGACAAGATGGACGATGCGATCATCAACTACATCAAGCGCAAGTACAACATGTTGATCGGCGAGCAAACGGCTGAGCAGGTCAAGATCAATATTGGCGCGGCGGCCGCTCATTCGAAGTCTCTGACCCAAGAGGTCAAGGGACGAGATCTGATTGCCGGGATTCCCAAGGTGATCGTCGCCACCAGTGACGAAATTCGCGAGGCGTTGGTCGAACCGATTCACGCCATCGTCGAAACCGTGCACCTCACCCTGGAGAAGACGCCCCCGGAACTGGCGGCGGATATCGTCGATCGCGGCATCATGCTCGTGGGCGGTGGTTCCCTGCTGCGGGACCTCGACCAGGTATTGCGACAAGAGACCAAGCTGCCGATCCTGCGCAGTGAGGATCCCTACACGGCGGTCGTCCACGGTGCCGGCAAGGCACTGGAAAACCTCGACCTGCTGCGGGAAGTGTCGCTCCAGTAA
- the mltG gene encoding endolytic transglycosylase MltG, with protein sequence MNSRQRLGMLALGIALAFGLGQFAYGALQPVQPQSDGGDEAIQLFLIEQGQGLGQVARGLQKAGLIREAWALNLLARFHGDAGNLRAGEYEVSAGWSTQTILNRITSGRVKTYEIVLPEGIRAWEVAVRLAGAGLADLDDFMATVGDGDFAKELGIDQASLEGYLYPETYRLPRHLTSREIVRVFVEQFHRVWREIETTAEGQSLSKHEIVTLASIVEKETAAPEERPLIAAVFHNRLKRKMRLETDPTVIFGIENFDGNVTKKHLRDASNPYNTYRIAGLPPGPIASPGIDALRAVLEPAETEFLYFVSRNDGTHQFSRTYREHRKAVREYQLRRRSR encoded by the coding sequence GTGAACTCCCGCCAACGGCTCGGGATGCTCGCACTCGGGATTGCCCTGGCCTTCGGGCTCGGCCAATTCGCCTACGGGGCTCTACAACCTGTTCAGCCCCAAAGCGACGGAGGCGATGAGGCGATTCAACTCTTCTTGATTGAACAGGGACAGGGGCTCGGACAGGTCGCTCGCGGCCTACAGAAAGCCGGTCTGATCCGGGAAGCCTGGGCGCTCAACCTGCTGGCTCGTTTTCACGGCGACGCGGGCAATCTCCGAGCGGGGGAGTACGAGGTCTCGGCAGGTTGGTCTACCCAGACCATCCTCAATCGCATCACCTCGGGTCGCGTCAAGACCTATGAGATCGTGCTCCCCGAAGGCATCCGGGCTTGGGAAGTTGCCGTCAGGCTCGCGGGAGCAGGCCTGGCGGATCTCGACGACTTTATGGCGACGGTAGGCGATGGAGATTTCGCGAAAGAACTCGGTATCGATCAAGCGAGCCTCGAAGGCTACCTGTACCCCGAGACCTATCGACTTCCGCGTCACCTCACTTCGCGCGAGATCGTTCGGGTGTTCGTCGAACAATTTCACAGAGTCTGGCGAGAAATCGAAACCACCGCCGAAGGGCAATCACTTTCCAAACACGAAATTGTGACACTCGCTTCGATCGTCGAAAAGGAAACCGCGGCGCCGGAAGAGCGCCCCCTGATCGCTGCGGTCTTTCACAATCGCTTGAAGAGGAAGATGCGGCTCGAGACGGATCCCACCGTGATCTTCGGAATCGAAAACTTCGACGGCAACGTCACGAAGAAACATCTGCGTGACGCTTCAAACCCCTACAACACCTATCGCATCGCGGGTCTGCCTCCGGGCCCAATCGCGAGTCCGGGCATCGATGCCCTGCGCGCCGTCCTCGAACCCGCCGAAACCGAGTTTCTCTACTTCGTGTCGCGCAACGACGGGACACACCAGTTTTCTCGCACGTACCGCGAGCACAGAAAGGCGGTGAGAGAATATCAATTGCGCAGGCGATCGCGCTGA
- the ruvX gene encoding Holliday junction resolvase RuvX: protein MRSMRTLGLDIGSKRIGLAISDEDGIFAFPSGKLERVGRKQDLEALVRLIAERGIDRAVIGVPLHMNGRSGKGAEAARSFARDLAETAGIAVDTIDERLTTIEAKRALSAVGRRAKQQKDVIDSVAAAIILNTYLELRRNDSPPESGAGEPVPDLEDIDS, encoded by the coding sequence GTGCGTTCGATGAGAACCCTCGGCCTTGACATCGGAAGTAAACGGATCGGTCTGGCAATTTCCGACGAAGACGGGATCTTCGCTTTCCCGAGCGGAAAACTCGAGCGCGTCGGGCGCAAACAAGACCTCGAAGCTCTGGTCCGATTGATCGCGGAGCGCGGGATCGACCGCGCGGTGATCGGCGTTCCGCTCCACATGAACGGACGGTCGGGAAAGGGCGCCGAAGCGGCCCGATCCTTCGCTCGAGATTTGGCCGAGACGGCGGGGATCGCGGTGGACACCATCGACGAGCGATTGACCACGATTGAAGCCAAACGCGCGCTCAGCGCCGTGGGTCGCCGCGCCAAGCAACAGAAGGACGTGATCGATTCAGTCGCTGCAGCGATCATCTTGAACACCTACCTCGAACTGCGGCGCAACGATTCCCCGCCCGAGTCGGGCGCGGGTGAGCCAGTGCCTGACCTCGAGGACATCGATTCGTGA
- a CDS encoding HEAT repeat domain-containing protein, which yields MSWLCSRSPSILSIYRGPVMAKIRVFEPDAGPRAGPNLAALVLELNRLLRAISIYGPRHPSRENLLQRTFLLWKLELECTGAIEFRRNGGEICHDELGAIDSSHLAELIRAMEIHQLDRVRVTDEFDQDGFTRFAILLAIPTANLDQMCEGGFAGRLYSSSGPGIEVNGRSREQADPVAIEAATEPPAPPARLTFPSLEEDPFGAPAMAMQGEHLRRCLRELDRCDDDLLYQGLIDKILGWTRELGDAGQRAEVYRALLILTEHASANSDGDEPRTRMARSAMESLIDGPQIEFLIARACDCEAGGVRPTQILLQLGERSTPALLDALERETDRARSTRLASTVLALGECAVPALIGAIAKRTGSRLQLVVRLAGELQSPKMVPILANVFHDSGPALRKEAGMALVNIGNNEACDVLVRGLERDTEELSSAAALCLGVLRAEHTSEALLSALDRARKQRRYRLAGVIVRALGQLGSPQEKISRVLANILASPLSEDKSDGGNGQGGRELKCATLEVLDGRHGSEVRAMLIAALRDDDPAVSSKAHEVLNKRDCTQTN from the coding sequence ATGAGCTGGCTGTGCAGCCGCTCTCCGTCGATTCTCAGCATCTATCGAGGTCCCGTCATGGCTAAAATTCGCGTTTTCGAGCCGGACGCCGGCCCCCGCGCCGGGCCGAATCTCGCGGCCCTGGTTCTCGAATTGAATCGACTGCTGCGGGCCATTTCCATCTACGGCCCCCGGCATCCAAGCCGCGAAAATCTGCTCCAGCGCACATTCCTCCTGTGGAAACTCGAACTCGAGTGCACCGGCGCGATCGAGTTCCGGCGGAACGGTGGAGAGATCTGCCACGACGAGCTCGGCGCCATCGACTCCAGCCATCTGGCTGAACTCATCCGGGCCATGGAAATCCATCAGCTGGATCGCGTTCGGGTGACCGACGAATTCGATCAGGATGGTTTCACCCGGTTTGCGATCCTGCTCGCAATTCCGACGGCCAACCTGGATCAGATGTGCGAAGGAGGGTTCGCGGGCCGGCTCTACTCGAGTTCGGGACCCGGAATCGAAGTCAATGGACGCTCTCGCGAACAGGCCGATCCGGTCGCGATCGAGGCCGCAACAGAACCCCCCGCGCCACCAGCGCGATTGACCTTCCCCAGCCTCGAAGAAGACCCCTTCGGAGCCCCGGCGATGGCCATGCAGGGCGAGCACTTGAGACGCTGCCTGCGAGAGCTCGACCGATGCGACGACGACCTGCTCTACCAGGGGCTGATCGACAAGATTCTCGGCTGGACCCGGGAACTCGGGGATGCGGGCCAGCGCGCCGAAGTCTATCGCGCGCTGCTGATCCTGACCGAGCACGCAAGCGCGAATTCCGACGGCGATGAACCCCGAACACGCATGGCGCGATCTGCCATGGAATCGCTGATCGACGGTCCGCAAATCGAGTTTCTGATTGCACGAGCTTGCGACTGTGAAGCGGGAGGGGTCCGCCCGACCCAGATCCTGCTCCAGCTCGGCGAACGCTCTACGCCGGCCCTGCTCGACGCGCTCGAACGCGAGACCGACCGAGCGCGTTCGACGCGACTGGCTAGCACGGTGTTGGCGCTCGGCGAGTGCGCGGTGCCCGCGTTGATCGGGGCGATCGCCAAGCGCACGGGCAGTCGCCTGCAGCTGGTGGTTCGCCTCGCGGGTGAACTCCAGAGCCCGAAGATGGTGCCCATTCTCGCCAACGTCTTTCACGACAGTGGACCCGCGCTGCGCAAAGAAGCCGGAATGGCCCTCGTCAACATCGGTAACAACGAGGCGTGCGATGTCCTCGTGAGAGGCCTCGAGAGGGACACCGAAGAACTCTCGAGCGCCGCAGCCCTCTGTCTTGGCGTGCTGCGGGCCGAACACACGAGCGAGGCGTTGCTTTCCGCGCTCGACCGGGCCCGCAAACAACGACGCTACCGGTTGGCGGGGGTGATCGTTCGCGCGCTCGGCCAACTCGGCAGTCCGCAAGAGAAAATCAGCCGCGTCCTGGCGAACATTCTCGCATCACCGCTGTCCGAAGACAAAAGCGACGGTGGCAACGGCCAGGGCGGACGCGAGCTCAAGTGCGCGACCCTCGAGGTGCTGGACGGTCGCCACGGCAGCGAAGTCCGGGCCATGCTCATCGCGGCACTCCGAGACGACGATCCCGCGGTGAGCAGCAAGGCGCACGAAGTCTTGAACAAACGAGATTGCACGCAAACAAACTGA
- a CDS encoding phosphatidylglycerophosphatase A, producing MAAATGAGVGFIPLAPGTFGSMVGVLLFFPLAREGLAVYFAGVVVLSVLGVWSAGRAEEIFDSTDDGRIVIDELVGQLIALAPLVALLPVVDLFTVVEGGGGRIERVSFILLVVTGFVTFRVLDIYKPGVIRWVERNISGGAGVMADDCVAGVFGAVGLALPTAGVLWFGWLGKA from the coding sequence TTGGCTGCCGCAACCGGGGCGGGGGTCGGGTTCATCCCGCTCGCTCCCGGCACCTTTGGGTCCATGGTCGGTGTCCTGCTCTTTTTTCCGCTCGCCCGGGAGGGGCTGGCTGTCTACTTCGCGGGGGTAGTCGTGCTTTCGGTGCTCGGCGTGTGGTCGGCTGGCCGGGCCGAGGAAATTTTCGACTCCACCGATGACGGACGCATTGTGATCGACGAGTTGGTCGGCCAACTCATCGCATTGGCTCCCCTCGTGGCGCTGTTGCCTGTGGTTGACCTTTTTACAGTCGTTGAAGGGGGTGGCGGTCGGATCGAAAGAGTTTCTTTTATTCTGCTCGTCGTGACCGGATTCGTCACATTTCGGGTGTTAGATATCTACAAGCCGGGGGTGATTCGCTGGGTGGAGCGAAACATCTCTGGCGGGGCGGGCGTAATGGCAGACGATTGTGTCGCGGGTGTCTTCGGGGCCGTCGGCCTCGCACTCCCGACCGCCGGCGTCTTGTGGTTTGGCTGGTTGGGTAAAGCTTGA